A region of Lycium barbarum isolate Lr01 chromosome 3, ASM1917538v2, whole genome shotgun sequence DNA encodes the following proteins:
- the LOC132632359 gene encoding uncharacterized protein LOC132632359 isoform X2 — MANPASVDVILEFLRKNKFTRAEAALRGELNNHPDLNGVLQKLTIEDKELSQPTGAGRGIATTETPGTTFRNSEDVYKETSSRSSGEISKELIIKEIECGTGRNGSDCNWKNVQEQKKVNESVGTSDKNFSFANSSEDTVDLYSWKYTPGNGPVTYQHDGGATGTIDLLSLVNSGKSKLNSSEVFDSGKAHAKCEEDVSFSGEKRTSWPGSTSKDTVETKHDSGRNIELKEVDQQIKLSGACSKDVVINNPWSKSDEFIHPSSEPWRDCTVKTVFPFSKGDVSTSYDHDIGSTDRKEGKRKTEVSDVRAAIKEQVDEVGRALYLGKTHGSEPKDFSGLGFSFVSESQKEGFPRLPPVRLKSEEKSFSIPWEEKFERDGPASKITNADNYFIGSFLDVPIGQDLTSSGGKRPAGGSWLSVSQGIAEDTSDLVSGFATIGDGLSESIDYPNEYWDSDEYDDDDDVGYTRQPIEDEAWFLAHEIDYPSDNEKGTGHGSVPDPQRGQSREEDDEQSFAEEDSCFSVSEMYRRTDESELIAQYDGQLMDEEELNLIRAEPVWRGFVTQTNELMLGDVKVLNECGRPRQDDTCMDDDQHGSVRSIGVGINSDTADFGSEVRESLVGGSSEGDIEYFHDHDTSIGGSRHLPPISNKPYSEKSKREKKAAKHSSDKFVTGADKGSFVQKRNHLDGGFSFPPPRDGELVQTSSSKSLWSNKCNTVVSDEADDSMANDDMLAPWRRKSSESSPVKSSRDESHANVAGSENSSPSSLSNYGYAEREHVKKEEETKLASAREEDVGASLEDEEATAVQEQVRQIKAQEEEFETFDLKIVHRKNRTGFEEDKNFHVVLNSVLAGRYQVTEYLGSAAFSKAIQAHDLHTGMDVCVKIIKNNKDFFDQSLDEIKLLKYVNKHDPADKYHLLRLYDYFYYREHLLIVCELLKANLYEFHKFNRESGGEVYFTMPRLQSITIQCLEALQFLHRLGLIHCDLKPENILVKSYSRCEVKVIDLGSSCFETDHLCSYVQSRSYRAPEVILGLPYDKKIDVWSLGCILAELCTGNVLFQNDSPATLLARVIGIIGPIDQELLVKGRDTYKYFTKNHMLYERNQETNRLEYLIPKKTSLRHRLPMGDQGFIDFVAHLLEVNPKKRPSASDALKHPWLSYPYEPISS, encoded by the exons ATGGCGAACCCGGCGTCAGTAGATGTAATACTGGAATTTTTACGGAAAAATAAATTTACAAGGGCCGAGGCCGCTTTGCGGGGGGAGCTGAATAATCATCCTGATCTGAATGGCGTTCTTCAGAAGCTTACTATTGAGGATAAAGAGTTGAGTCAACCGACAGGAGCAGGTAGGGGTATAGCAACGACAGAGACTCCGGGGACCACTTTTCGGAATAGTGAGGATGTTTACAAGGAGACAAGTTCAAGGAGCAGCGGTGAAATATCAAAGGAGCTTATTATTAAGGAGATAGAATGTGGTACCGGGAGAAACGGCTCAGACTGCAACTGGAAAAATGTCCAGGAGCAGAAGAAAGTTAATGAATCTGTTGGGACAAGTGACAAAAACTTCAGTTTTGCCAACAGTTCGGAGGATACTGTTGATCTGTATTCGTGGAAATACACTCCTGGTAACGGTCCGGTTACTTATCAGCATGACGGTGGAGCTACTGGTACCATTGACCTCTTAAGTTTGGTGAACTCTGGGAAATCGAAGTTAAATTCTTCTGAGGTCTTTGATAGTGGTAAGGCACATGCAAAATGCGAGGAAGATGTCAGTTTTTCTGGTGAAAAGAGAACTTCTTGGCCTGGAAGTACTAGCAAAGACACTGTAGAAACAAAGCATGATAGTGGTCGAAATATTGAGCTCAAGGAGGTTGATCAACAAATTAAGCTAAGTGGGGCATGCTCCAAAGATGTAGTAATTAATAACCCTTGGTCTAAAAGTGATGAATTCATACACCCTTCATCTGAGCCTTGGAGAGACTGTACAGTTAAAACTGTTTTCCCGTTTTCCAAAGGAGATGTCTCGACAAGTTATGATCATGACATTGGTAGTACTGACAGGAAAGAAGGAAAACGAAAAACAGAGGTTAGTGATGTTAGGGCAGCAATAAAAGAACAAGTGGATGAGGTGGGAAGAGCTCTGTATCTTGGGAAGACACACGGAAGTGAACCAAAAGACTTCAGCGGCCTAGGCTTTTCATTTGTTTCTGAAAGCCAGAAAGAAGGATTCCCTAGGTTGCCACCTGTTAGATTGAAGTCAGAAGAGAAGTCCTTCAGTATCCCTTGGGAGGAAAAGTTTGAACGAGATGGACCCGCCTCAAAGATTACTAATGCTGACAATTATTTCATAGGTTCATTTCTTGATGTTCCTATTGGACAAGATCTTACCAGTTCAG GTGGAAAAAGGCCTGCAGGAGGTAGTTGGCTGTCTGTAAGTCAAGGCATTGCTGAGGACACTTCTGATCTGGTTTCCGGTTTTGCAACAATTGGTGATGGACTGAGTGAATCTATTGATTACCCCAATGAATATTGGGACTCCGATGagtatgatgacgatgatgatgtcgGCTACACAAGACAACCTATTGAAGATGAGGCGTGGTTTTTAGCTCATGAAATTGATTATCCCAGTGATAATGAGAAGGGAACAGGGCATGGGAGTGTTCCAGATCCTCAAAGAGGGCAAAGCCGAGAAGAAGATGATGAGCAGTCTTTTGCAGAAGAAGATTCCTGCTTCTCAG TATCTGAAATGTACAGGAGAACTGATGAGAGTGAGTTGATTGCCCAATATGATGGACAGTTAATGGATGAAGAAGAACTAAATTTGATACGTGCAGAGCCAGTTTGGCGGGGCTTTGTTACTCAAACAAATGAACTCATGTTGGGGGATGTTAAAGTTCTGAATGAGTGTGGAAGGCCTCGGCAGGATGATACTTGCATGGACGATGATCAGCACGGTTCAGTTCGGTCTATTGGTGTGGGGATTAACAGTGACACTGCTGATTTTGGAAGCGAAGTGCGTGAAAGTTTGGTTGGAGGGAGTAGTGAGGGGGACATAGAGTACTTCCATGATCATGATACCAGTATTGGTGGGTCCAGGCACCTACCACCCATTTCAAATAAGCCTTATTCAGAGAAAtcaaagagagaaaagaaagcaGCTAAACATAGTTCTGACAAGTTTGTTACTGGGGCTGACAAAGGAAGTTTTGTGCAGAAAAGGAATCACTTGGATGGAGGATTCTCATTTCCCCCTCCTAGAGATGGAGAGTTAGTTCAAACAAGCTCGAGTAAGTCTTTATGGTCAAACAAGTGCAACACTGTTGTCAGTGATGAAGCTGATGATTCTATGGCAAATGATGACATGCTTGCTCCATGGAGGCGCAAAAGCAGCGAGTCTTCACCTGTCAAGAGCTCAAGAGATGAAAGCCATGCAAATGTCGCAGGATCAGAAAATTCTAGCCCTTCTTCTCTTTCAAACTATGGCTATGCTGAACGGGAGCATGTGAAGAAAGAAGAGGAGACAAAACTAGCCAGTGCAAGAGAAGAAGATGTAGGGGCGTCACTGGAGGATGAAGAAGCAACAGCAGTGCAGGAGCAAGTAAGGCAGATCAAGGCACAGGAGGAGGAATTTGAAACCTTTGATCTTAAGATTGTGCATAGGAAAAACAG AACTGGCTTTGAGGAGGACAAGAATTTCCATGTTGTTTTAAATTCAGTTTTAGCTGGGCGATATCAAGTTACTGAGTATCTTGGATCTGCTGCATTTAGCAAAGCTATCCAAGCTCACGACCTTCACACTGGCATGGATGTTTGTGTGAAGATCATAAAGAACAACAAAGATTTCTTTGACCAGAGCCTTGATGAAATAAAGCTTCTCAAGTATGTCAACAAGCATGATCCCGCTGACAAGTACCATTTACTTCGGTTGTATGATTACTTCTATTATCGA GAGCATTTGTTAATTGTATGCGAACTCCTTAAGGCAAATCTTTATGAGTTCCATAAATTTAATAGAGAATCTGGAGGAGAAGTCTACTTTACCATGCCAAGACTGCAG TCAATCACTATTCAGTGTTTGGAGGCTCTTCAGTTTTTGCATCGGCTTGGGCTTATACATTGTGACTTGAAGCCTGAGAACATATTGGTGAAAAGCTACAGTAGATGTGAAGTGAAGGTGATTGATCTGGGAAGCAGTTGTTTTGAAACAGATCATCTTTGTTCTTATGTCCAATCCAGATCCTACCGTGCGCCTGAAGTTATTTTGGGACTTCCGTATGATAAAAAGATCGATGTCTGGTCACTTGGCTGCATCCTAGCAGAACTTTGCACCGGAAAT GTACTTTTTCAAAATGACTCTCCTGCCACATTACTCGCTAGGGTGATCGGTATTATAGGTCCCATTGACCAAGAGTTGCTCGTCAAAGGACGAGATACTTATAAGTATTTCACCAAAAATCACATGCTGTATGAACGAAATCAG GAAACAAACAGATTGGAATACTTGATACCCAAAAAGACATCCTTGAGGCATCGGTTGCCAATGGGGGATCAAGGATTCATTGATTTTGTGGCCCATCTCCTTGAAGTAAACCCAAAGAAGCGTCCATCTGCCTCGGACGCTTTAAAGCATCCGTGGCTGTCATATCCATACGAGCCAATATCATCttga
- the LOC132632359 gene encoding uncharacterized protein LOC132632359 isoform X1, translating into MANPASVDVILEFLRKNKFTRAEAALRGELNNHPDLNGVLQKLTIEDKELSQPTGAGRGIATTETPGTTFRNSEDVYKETSSRSSGEISKELIIKEIECGTGRNGSDCNWKNVQEQKKVNESVGTSDKNFSFANSSEDTVDLYSWKYTPGNGPVTYQHDGGATGTIDLLSLVNSGKSKLNSSEVFDSGKAHAKCEEDVSFSGEKRTSWPGSTSKDTVETKHDSGRNIELKEVDQQIKLSGACSKDVVINNPWSKSDEFIHPSSEPWRDCTVKTVFPFSKGDVSTSYDHDIGSTDRKEGKRKTEVSDVRAAIKEQVDEVGRALYLGKTHGSEPKDFSGLGFSFVSESQKEGFPRLPPVRLKSEEKSFSIPWEEKFERDGPASKITNADNYFIGSFLDVPIGQDLTSSGGKRPAGGSWLSVSQGIAEDTSDLVSGFATIGDGLSESIDYPNEYWDSDEYDDDDDVGYTRQPIEDEAWFLAHEIDYPSDNEKGTGHGSVPDPQRGQSREEDDEQSFAEEDSCFSGERYFQSKNVDPVRPADDHIGLSVSEMYRRTDESELIAQYDGQLMDEEELNLIRAEPVWRGFVTQTNELMLGDVKVLNECGRPRQDDTCMDDDQHGSVRSIGVGINSDTADFGSEVRESLVGGSSEGDIEYFHDHDTSIGGSRHLPPISNKPYSEKSKREKKAAKHSSDKFVTGADKGSFVQKRNHLDGGFSFPPPRDGELVQTSSSKSLWSNKCNTVVSDEADDSMANDDMLAPWRRKSSESSPVKSSRDESHANVAGSENSSPSSLSNYGYAEREHVKKEEETKLASAREEDVGASLEDEEATAVQEQVRQIKAQEEEFETFDLKIVHRKNRTGFEEDKNFHVVLNSVLAGRYQVTEYLGSAAFSKAIQAHDLHTGMDVCVKIIKNNKDFFDQSLDEIKLLKYVNKHDPADKYHLLRLYDYFYYREHLLIVCELLKANLYEFHKFNRESGGEVYFTMPRLQSITIQCLEALQFLHRLGLIHCDLKPENILVKSYSRCEVKVIDLGSSCFETDHLCSYVQSRSYRAPEVILGLPYDKKIDVWSLGCILAELCTGNVLFQNDSPATLLARVIGIIGPIDQELLVKGRDTYKYFTKNHMLYERNQETNRLEYLIPKKTSLRHRLPMGDQGFIDFVAHLLEVNPKKRPSASDALKHPWLSYPYEPISS; encoded by the exons ATGGCGAACCCGGCGTCAGTAGATGTAATACTGGAATTTTTACGGAAAAATAAATTTACAAGGGCCGAGGCCGCTTTGCGGGGGGAGCTGAATAATCATCCTGATCTGAATGGCGTTCTTCAGAAGCTTACTATTGAGGATAAAGAGTTGAGTCAACCGACAGGAGCAGGTAGGGGTATAGCAACGACAGAGACTCCGGGGACCACTTTTCGGAATAGTGAGGATGTTTACAAGGAGACAAGTTCAAGGAGCAGCGGTGAAATATCAAAGGAGCTTATTATTAAGGAGATAGAATGTGGTACCGGGAGAAACGGCTCAGACTGCAACTGGAAAAATGTCCAGGAGCAGAAGAAAGTTAATGAATCTGTTGGGACAAGTGACAAAAACTTCAGTTTTGCCAACAGTTCGGAGGATACTGTTGATCTGTATTCGTGGAAATACACTCCTGGTAACGGTCCGGTTACTTATCAGCATGACGGTGGAGCTACTGGTACCATTGACCTCTTAAGTTTGGTGAACTCTGGGAAATCGAAGTTAAATTCTTCTGAGGTCTTTGATAGTGGTAAGGCACATGCAAAATGCGAGGAAGATGTCAGTTTTTCTGGTGAAAAGAGAACTTCTTGGCCTGGAAGTACTAGCAAAGACACTGTAGAAACAAAGCATGATAGTGGTCGAAATATTGAGCTCAAGGAGGTTGATCAACAAATTAAGCTAAGTGGGGCATGCTCCAAAGATGTAGTAATTAATAACCCTTGGTCTAAAAGTGATGAATTCATACACCCTTCATCTGAGCCTTGGAGAGACTGTACAGTTAAAACTGTTTTCCCGTTTTCCAAAGGAGATGTCTCGACAAGTTATGATCATGACATTGGTAGTACTGACAGGAAAGAAGGAAAACGAAAAACAGAGGTTAGTGATGTTAGGGCAGCAATAAAAGAACAAGTGGATGAGGTGGGAAGAGCTCTGTATCTTGGGAAGACACACGGAAGTGAACCAAAAGACTTCAGCGGCCTAGGCTTTTCATTTGTTTCTGAAAGCCAGAAAGAAGGATTCCCTAGGTTGCCACCTGTTAGATTGAAGTCAGAAGAGAAGTCCTTCAGTATCCCTTGGGAGGAAAAGTTTGAACGAGATGGACCCGCCTCAAAGATTACTAATGCTGACAATTATTTCATAGGTTCATTTCTTGATGTTCCTATTGGACAAGATCTTACCAGTTCAG GTGGAAAAAGGCCTGCAGGAGGTAGTTGGCTGTCTGTAAGTCAAGGCATTGCTGAGGACACTTCTGATCTGGTTTCCGGTTTTGCAACAATTGGTGATGGACTGAGTGAATCTATTGATTACCCCAATGAATATTGGGACTCCGATGagtatgatgacgatgatgatgtcgGCTACACAAGACAACCTATTGAAGATGAGGCGTGGTTTTTAGCTCATGAAATTGATTATCCCAGTGATAATGAGAAGGGAACAGGGCATGGGAGTGTTCCAGATCCTCAAAGAGGGCAAAGCCGAGAAGAAGATGATGAGCAGTCTTTTGCAGAAGAAGATTCCTGCTTCTCAGGTGAGCGATATTTCCAATCAAAAAATGTTGATCCAGTTAGGCCTGCAGATGATCACATAGGGTTGTCAGTATCTGAAATGTACAGGAGAACTGATGAGAGTGAGTTGATTGCCCAATATGATGGACAGTTAATGGATGAAGAAGAACTAAATTTGATACGTGCAGAGCCAGTTTGGCGGGGCTTTGTTACTCAAACAAATGAACTCATGTTGGGGGATGTTAAAGTTCTGAATGAGTGTGGAAGGCCTCGGCAGGATGATACTTGCATGGACGATGATCAGCACGGTTCAGTTCGGTCTATTGGTGTGGGGATTAACAGTGACACTGCTGATTTTGGAAGCGAAGTGCGTGAAAGTTTGGTTGGAGGGAGTAGTGAGGGGGACATAGAGTACTTCCATGATCATGATACCAGTATTGGTGGGTCCAGGCACCTACCACCCATTTCAAATAAGCCTTATTCAGAGAAAtcaaagagagaaaagaaagcaGCTAAACATAGTTCTGACAAGTTTGTTACTGGGGCTGACAAAGGAAGTTTTGTGCAGAAAAGGAATCACTTGGATGGAGGATTCTCATTTCCCCCTCCTAGAGATGGAGAGTTAGTTCAAACAAGCTCGAGTAAGTCTTTATGGTCAAACAAGTGCAACACTGTTGTCAGTGATGAAGCTGATGATTCTATGGCAAATGATGACATGCTTGCTCCATGGAGGCGCAAAAGCAGCGAGTCTTCACCTGTCAAGAGCTCAAGAGATGAAAGCCATGCAAATGTCGCAGGATCAGAAAATTCTAGCCCTTCTTCTCTTTCAAACTATGGCTATGCTGAACGGGAGCATGTGAAGAAAGAAGAGGAGACAAAACTAGCCAGTGCAAGAGAAGAAGATGTAGGGGCGTCACTGGAGGATGAAGAAGCAACAGCAGTGCAGGAGCAAGTAAGGCAGATCAAGGCACAGGAGGAGGAATTTGAAACCTTTGATCTTAAGATTGTGCATAGGAAAAACAG AACTGGCTTTGAGGAGGACAAGAATTTCCATGTTGTTTTAAATTCAGTTTTAGCTGGGCGATATCAAGTTACTGAGTATCTTGGATCTGCTGCATTTAGCAAAGCTATCCAAGCTCACGACCTTCACACTGGCATGGATGTTTGTGTGAAGATCATAAAGAACAACAAAGATTTCTTTGACCAGAGCCTTGATGAAATAAAGCTTCTCAAGTATGTCAACAAGCATGATCCCGCTGACAAGTACCATTTACTTCGGTTGTATGATTACTTCTATTATCGA GAGCATTTGTTAATTGTATGCGAACTCCTTAAGGCAAATCTTTATGAGTTCCATAAATTTAATAGAGAATCTGGAGGAGAAGTCTACTTTACCATGCCAAGACTGCAG TCAATCACTATTCAGTGTTTGGAGGCTCTTCAGTTTTTGCATCGGCTTGGGCTTATACATTGTGACTTGAAGCCTGAGAACATATTGGTGAAAAGCTACAGTAGATGTGAAGTGAAGGTGATTGATCTGGGAAGCAGTTGTTTTGAAACAGATCATCTTTGTTCTTATGTCCAATCCAGATCCTACCGTGCGCCTGAAGTTATTTTGGGACTTCCGTATGATAAAAAGATCGATGTCTGGTCACTTGGCTGCATCCTAGCAGAACTTTGCACCGGAAAT GTACTTTTTCAAAATGACTCTCCTGCCACATTACTCGCTAGGGTGATCGGTATTATAGGTCCCATTGACCAAGAGTTGCTCGTCAAAGGACGAGATACTTATAAGTATTTCACCAAAAATCACATGCTGTATGAACGAAATCAG GAAACAAACAGATTGGAATACTTGATACCCAAAAAGACATCCTTGAGGCATCGGTTGCCAATGGGGGATCAAGGATTCATTGATTTTGTGGCCCATCTCCTTGAAGTAAACCCAAAGAAGCGTCCATCTGCCTCGGACGCTTTAAAGCATCCGTGGCTGTCATATCCATACGAGCCAATATCATCttga